Proteins encoded together in one Cicer arietinum cultivar CDC Frontier isolate Library 1 chromosome 4, Cicar.CDCFrontier_v2.0, whole genome shotgun sequence window:
- the LOC101491665 gene encoding protein DMP2-like, whose product MNNSTNQDMNVPFEQSDDYYYDLDDYDMDESHYFYVTNAILSGTARLNVLLPTVTTLAFSIFAPILTNDGECSVLNHWLTGVFLVILALSCVFFTFTDSFKTATGRLYYGVATFRGMWTFCGGRKKPRVPSDYRLTWTDLFHALLSLLSFLAFAES is encoded by the coding sequence ATGAACAACTCAACCAACCAAGATATGAATGTTCCCTTTGAACAGAgtgatgattattattatgatcttGATGATTATGACATGGATGAATCTCACTACTTCTATGTTACCAATGCAATACTGAGTGGTACAGCTAGGCTCAATGTTCTCTTACCAACAGTGACCACTCTTGCCTTCAGCATTTTTGCACCTATCCTAACCAATGACGGCGAATGCAGCGTTCTGAATCACTGGTTGACAGGCGTCTTTCTAGTTATATTAGCATTGTCGTGTGTCTTCTTCACCTTCACCGACAGCTTCAAAACGGCCACCGGCAGGTTGTACTATGGGGTAGCAACATTTAGAGGGATGTGGACTTTCTGTGGAGGCAGGAAGAAACCTCGTGTGCCATCAGATTATAGGCTTACATGGACTGATCTTTTCCAT